From Macaca mulatta isolate MMU2019108-1 chromosome 3, T2T-MMU8v2.0, whole genome shotgun sequence, the proteins below share one genomic window:
- the LOC707249 gene encoding cTAGE family member 8-like, producing the protein MRGQQHGPVRPVGCPCSPDPPAAGSAVVRSAWWPRADSDSRPRLRVLHRLLWPVLLRRPQSSLGAMEEPGATPQPYLGLVLEELRRVVAALPESRRPYSNPHGFPWELVVCAAVVGFFAVLLFLWRAFRSVRSRLYVGREKQLAATLSGLIEEKCKLLEKFSLIQKEYEAYEAESSLQDASFEKVAAEARSLEATCEKLNRSNSELEDEILCLEKEFKEEKSKHSQQDELMADISKRIQALENESKSLKSQIAEAKIICKIFNMSEERREIAIQDALNENSQLQESQKRLLQEAEVWKEQVSELNKQKITFEDSKAHTEQVLNDKENHINTLTGRLLKMKDRAAVLGEDITDDDNLELEVNGESENGAYLDDRPTGALKKLIHAAELNVSLKTLEGERNHIVTELSEADKTKEELTEHIKNLQTQQASLQSENMYFESENQKLQQKLKIMTEFYQENEMKLHRKLTVEENSRIQEEEKLSKVEKKISHTTEGLETYGKLAKDLEEELKRTINFYQRQVISYEKKGHDNWLAAQTAERNLNDLRKENAHNRQKLTETEFKFELLEKDPRAPDVSNTAFGRGHSPCGPSPLGQPSSETRAFLSPQTVLEGPLRPAPVLPEGGGRGPRGPGNPLDHQITNERGEPGCDTLTDPHRAPPDTGSLSSPWEQERRMMFPPPGESYPDSAPPPQREDRFYSNSDGLSGPAELGSSNTPSLDKMDGSMPSEMESSRNDAKDHPGNLNVPDSSLPAENEATGTGFVPPPLAPIRGPSFPVNTRGPFMRRGPPFPPPPPGTMFGVSRGYCPPRDFPGPPRAPFAVRNIYPPRGFPPYLHPRPGFYPNPTF; encoded by the coding sequence ATGAGGGGACAGCAGCATGGGCCTGTGAGGCCTGTGGGGTGCCCGTGTTCCCCAGATCCCCCCGCAGCCGGCTCCGCAGTGGTCCGCTCCGCTTGGTGGCCGCGTGCGGATTCGGATTCCAGACCCCGGCTGCGTGTTCTCCACCGCTTGTTGTGGCCAGTGTTACTGCGGAGACCCCAGAGCAGCCTCGGCGCTATGGAGGAGCCCGGCGCTACCCCTCAGCCCTATCTGGGGCTGGTCCTGGAGGAGCTACGCAGGGTTGTGGCAGCACTGCCTGAAAGTAGGAGACCATATTCGAATCCTCATGGTTTTCCATGGGAACTGGTGGTATGTGCAGCTGTCGTTGGATTTTTTGCTGTTCTCCTTTTTCTGTGGAGAGCTTTTAGATCCGTTAGGAGTCGGCTTTATGtgggaagagaaaaacaacttgCTGCAACGCTTTCTGGACtaattgaagaaaaatgtaaactacTTGAAAAATTTAGCCTTATTCAAAAAGAGTACGAAGCCTATGAAGCAGAGTCATCTTTACAGGATGCCAGCTTTGAGAAGGTGGCAGCAGAAGCACGAAGTTTGGAGGCAACTTGTGAAAAGCTGAACAGGTCCAATTCTGAACTTGAGGATGAAATCCTCTGTCTAGAAAAAGAGttcaaagaagagaaatctaaacatTCTCAACAAGATGAATTGATGGCGGATATCTCAAAAAGGATACAGGCTCTAGAAAATGAGTCAAAATCCCTGAAATCACAAATAGCAGAAGCCAAAATCATCTGCAAGATCTTTAACATGAGTGAAGAACGACGCGAGATAGCAATACAAGATGCTTTGAATGAAAATTCTCAACTTCAGGAAAGCCAGAAGCGGCTTTTGCAAGAAGCTGAAGTATGGAAAGAACAAGTGAGTGAacttaataaacagaaaataacatttgaagACTCCAAAGCACACACAGAACAAGTTctgaatgataaagaaaatcacattaaCACTCTGACTGGACGCTTGCTAAAGATGAAAGATCGGGCTGCTGTGCTTGGAGAGGACATAACGGATGATGATAACTTGGAATTAGAAGTGAACGGTGAATCGGAAAATGGTGCTTACTTAGATGATCGTCCAACAGGAGCTTTGAAGAAACTGATTCATGCTGCtgagttaaatgtttctttaaaaaccttagaaggagaaagaaaccaCATTGTTACTGAGTTATCTGAAGCTGATAAAACAAAGGAAGAGCTTACAGAGCATATTAAAAATCTTCAGACTCAACAAGCATCTTTACAGTCAGAAAACATGTATTTTGAAAGTGAGAATCAGAAGCTTCAACAGAAACTTAAAATAATGACTGAAttctatcaagaaaatgaaatgaaactccACAGGAAATTGACAGTAGAGGAAAATTCCCGGatacaggaagaagagaaacttTCTAAAGTGGAAAAAAAGATCAGCCATACCACTGAAGGGCTGGAGACCTATGGAAAGCTAGCCAAAGATCTTGAAGAAGAATTGAAGAGAACTATTAATTTTTATCAAAGGCAGGTTATTTCCTACGAGAAAAAAGGACATGATAATTGGTTGGCAGCTCAGACTGCTGAAAGAAACCTCAatgatttaaggaaagaaaatgctcacaacagacaaaaattaactgaaacaGAGTTTAAATTTGAACTTTTAGAAAAAGATCCTCGTGCACCTGATGTTTCAAATACAGCATTTGGCAGAGGGCATTCTCCATGTGGTCCCTCACCATTGGGTCAGCCTTCATCTGAAACGAGAGCTTTTCTGTCTCCTCAAACTGTGTTGGAAGGTCCACTCAGACCCGCACCTGTGCTTccggagggaggaggaagaggcccAAGAGGCCCAGGGAATCCTCTGGACCATCAGATTACCAATGAAAGAGGAGAACCAGGCTGCGATACGTTAACCGATCCTCACAGGGCTCCTCCTGACACTGGGTCCCTGTCGTCTCCGTGGGAACAGGAACGTAGGATGATGTTTCCTCCACCAGGAGAATCATATCCTGATTCAGCTCCTCCTCCACAAAGGGAAGACagattttattctaattctgATGGACTGTCTGGGCCAGCAGAACTCGGAAGTTCTAATACGCCTTCTTTGGATAAAATGGATGGGTCAATGCCTTCAGAAATGGAATCCAGTAGAAATGATGCCAAAGATCATCCTGGTAATTTAAATGTGCCTGATTCATCTCTCCCTGCTGAAAATGAAGCAACCGGTACCGGCTTTGTTCCTCCACCTCTGGCTCCAATCAGAGGTCCATCGTTTCCTGTGAATACAAGAGGCCCATTCATGAGAAGAGGACCTCCTTTccccccacctcctccaggaaccATGTTTGGAGTGTCTCGAGGTTACTGTCCACCAAGGGATTTCCCAGGTCCACCACGTGCTCCATTTGCAGTGAGAAACATCTATCCACCGAGGGGTTTTCCTCCTTACCTTCACCCAAGACCTGGATTTTACCCCAACCCCACATTCTGA